The following proteins are encoded in a genomic region of Salvelinus namaycush isolate Seneca chromosome 12, SaNama_1.0, whole genome shotgun sequence:
- the LOC120057148 gene encoding ependymin-1 isoform X2, with product MQAFAVAALSIWLCLGATTLAESHGPQHCTSPNMTGVLTVLALTGGEIKATGHYSYDSTDKKIRFTESEMHLNKTEHLEDYLMLFEEGVFYDIDMKNQSCKKMSLHSHAHALELPTGAAHQVELFLGSDTVQEENIKVNIWTGSVPETKGQYFLSTTVGECLPLSTFYSTDSMTLLFSNSEVVTEVKAPEVFNLPSFCEGVELEEAPEGQKNDFFSLFNSV from the exons ATGCAGGCCTTTGCTGTCGCTGCCCTCTCCATCTGGCTGTGTCTGGGTGCCACCACCCTGGCAGAGTCCCACGGCCCACAGCACTGCA CATCACCTAATATGACTGGGGTCCTGACTGTG CTGGCCCTTACAGGAGGTGAAATCAAGGCAACTGGACATTACAGCTACGACTCTACGGACAAGAAGATACGTTTCACTGAAAGTGAGATGCACCTCAACAAGACTGAACATCTGGAGGACTACCTGATGCTATTTGAAGAG GGGGTCTTCTATGACATTGACATGAAGAACCAGTCCTGTAAGAAGATGTCTCTGCACTCTCATGCTCACGCTCTTGAACTCCCCACTGGTGCAGCCCATCAGGTTGAGCTGTTTTTGGGGAGTGACACTGTTCAGGAGGAGAACATCAAAGTGAACATATGGACGGGATCCGTGCCAGAGACTAAGG GCCAGTATTTTTTGTCTACTACTGTGGGAGAATGTCTACCACTCAGCACTTTCTACTCAACTGATTCCATGACACTCCTCTTCAG CAATTCCGAAGTGGTCACTGAGGTGAAAGCCCCTGAAGTATTCAATCTGCCATCTTTCTGTGAGGGTGTGGAGCTGGAGGAGGCTCCTGAGGGCCAGAAGAATGACTTCTTTAGTCTGTTCAACAGTGTCTAA
- the LOC120057147 gene encoding pannexin-1-like yields the protein MAIAHVATEYVFSDFLLKDPTESKYKGVRLELAVDKIVTFIAVGLPLLLISLAFAQEVSVGTQISCFAPTNFSWRQAAYVDSFCWAAVQEQQLSVDGVEGAPLWLHKFFPYILLLVAILMYIPALFWRFTAAPHLSSDLNFIMEELDRSYNRAIRLAKSLASSIDTKDVSDDSSSALDLTEGCFKYPLVEQYLKTKRFSRWLVVKYLACRLLTLLTLLLACLYLGYYIRLASITDEFACDVRTGVLRNNSAVLVQCKLVAVGVFRLLSYINLGVYLLLAPLLVYAALGPARQGSRFLRPYEMLPAFGALDLDTPFYNDLSVYLLFLEENLSELKSYKCLQVLELLREGGGEAFDTMCLLQTLGQVKTDVVDGKKSTSYKDSKDCTKPGEEDTNSSELRDVSTLWLDDGLKKDNKDKTCCGGIDVRQRVI from the exons ATGGCGATTGCACACGTTGCAACAGAATACGTTTTCTCCGACTTTTTATTGAAGGATCCAACAGAGTCGAAGTACAAAGGGGTGCGTCTGGAGCTTGCGGTAGACAAAATAGTCACTTTCATTGCGGTTGGTCTCCCTTTGTTACTCATTTCCCTCGCGTTTGCACAAGAGGTGTCAGTAG GTACCCAGATCAGCTGTTTTGCCCCTACCAACTTCTCATGGCGACAGGCAGCCTATGTTGACTCCTTCTGTTGGGCGGCGGTGCAGGAGCAGCAACTCAGCGTTGATGGCGTCGAGGGTGCCCCCCTATGGCTGCACAAG TTCTTCCCTTACATCCTTCTGTTGGTGGCAATCCTCATGTACATCCCTGCTCTGTTCTGGCGCTTCACGGCCGCCCCACACCTCTCCTCTGACCTCAACTTCATCATGGAGGAGCTGGACCGCTCCTATAACCGAGCCATCAGACTGGCCAAGAGCCTGGCCTCATCTATAGACACCAAAGATGTCTCTGACGACTCCTCCAG TGCCCTGGACCTGACCGAAGGCTGCTTTAAATACCCTCTGGTGGAGCAGTATCTGAAGACCAAGCGTTTCTCCCGCTGGCTGGTGGTGAAATACCTGGCGTGTCGGCTGTTAACCCTGCTCACCCTGCTGCTAGCCTGCCTCTACCTGGGCTACTACATTCGCCTAGCCTCCATCACCGATGAGTTTGCCTGTGATGTGCGGACAGGGGTGCTGAGGAACAACAGTGCGGTGTTGGTGCAGTGTAAACTGGTGGCGGTGGGGGTGTTCAGGCTGCTAAGCTACATCAACCTGGGGGTGTACCTCCTGCTGGCTCCCCTGCTGGTGTACGCTGCCCTGGGCCCGGCCAGACAGGGCTCCCGCTTCCTCCGGCCCTACGAGATGCTGCCGGCCTTCGGAGCTCTGGACCTGGACACACCCTTCTACAACGACCTCAGCGTGTACCTGCTCTTCCTGGAGGAGAACCTCAGTGAGCTGAAGTCCTATAAGTGTCTGCAG GTGCTGGAGCTGCTTAGGGAAGGAGGCGGTGAGGCCTTTGACACTATGTGTCTGCTGCAGACTCTGGGCCAGGTGAAGACAGATGTGGTGGATGGGAAAAAATCCACTtcatacaaggacagcaaagactgCACCAAGCCTGGAGAGGAGGACACAAACTCTTCTGAGCTGAGAG ATGTTTCTACATTGTGGCTGGACGACGGGCTGAAGAAAGACAACAAGGACAAGACCTGCTGTGGTGGAATAGACGTACGTCAGAGAGTGATCTGA
- the LOC120056694 gene encoding uncharacterized protein LOC120056694 yields the protein MILQFSNHSSCPCLFQMSVWWQVLFLQFFLTLSCVYPCCASPPGLLKSYSYSLKSIRCTHTRVQQLLRRYKEEQLDNKQFEDRSLEWQTLPSLSTDFYHWLQMKDWERLSAASLDLHTFWAHLDTKRREMEREEVGQGAAHRMGSRGKPKPSIPERIQHILTDLRDLMTKVNFQLRCVNSSNVRPTSPPALTRAVSPPSSHQAPSKSLWTSRLEGYVILRDLERYLTKLARDFILLKTKHRGPPGT from the exons ATGATTTTGCAATTTAGCAATCACTCATCCTGTCCCTGTCTCTTCCAGATGTCTGTTTGGTGGCAGGTTCTGTTTCTCCAGTTTTTCCTTACCCTGAGCTGTGTGTACCCATGTTGTGCATCCCCTCCAGGCCTACTCAAGTCCTACTCATACTCCCTCAAATCCATCAGATGCACCCACACTCGGGTACAGCAGCTGCTCAGGAGATAT AAGGAGGAGCAGTTGGATAACAAGCAGTTTGAGGACAGAAGTCTGGAGTGGCAgaccctaccctctctctccacagactTCTACCACTGGCTTCAGATGAAG GACTGGGAGCGTCTGAGTGCTGCCTCTCTAGACCTGCACACCTTCTGGGCTCACCTGGACACGAAGagaagggagatggagagggaggaggttGGACAGGGGGCAGCCCACAGGATGGGGAGCAGGGGCAAGCCTAAACCCAGCATACCTGAGAGAATACAGCACATTCTGACAGACCTGCGGGATCTCATGACAAAAGTCAACTTTCAG TTGAGATGTGTGAACAGCTCCAATGTGAGACCCACCTCTCCCCCAGCCCTGACCCGTGCAGTGAGCCCTCCCTCCAGCCACCAGGCCCCATCAAAGTCCCTGTGGACCAGCCGCCTGGAGGGCTACGTCATCCTCAGGGACCTGGAGCGCTACCTCACCAAGCTGGCCAGAGACTTCATCCTCCTGAAGACCAAACACAGAGGTCCTCCAGGTACCTAG
- the LOC120057148 gene encoding ependymin-1 isoform X1 — MFSSKNNSIGTVGLVFAGTELGHINLSIYRYLSLDLFSLLIKQLALTGGEIKATGHYSYDSTDKKIRFTESEMHLNKTEHLEDYLMLFEEGVFYDIDMKNQSCKKMSLHSHAHALELPTGAAHQVELFLGSDTVQEENIKVNIWTGSVPETKGQYFLSTTVGECLPLSTFYSTDSMTLLFSNSEVVTEVKAPEVFNLPSFCEGVELEEAPEGQKNDFFSLFNSV; from the exons ATGTTTTCTTCTAAAAACAACTCTATTGGCACAGTTGGCTTAGTTTTTGCAGGTACAGAATTGGGTCATATTAATCTCTCTATATATCGTTATCTCTCTCTTGATCTATTTTCTCTCTTGATAAAACAGCTGGCCCTTACAGGAGGTGAAATCAAGGCAACTGGACATTACAGCTACGACTCTACGGACAAGAAGATACGTTTCACTGAAAGTGAGATGCACCTCAACAAGACTGAACATCTGGAGGACTACCTGATGCTATTTGAAGAG GGGGTCTTCTATGACATTGACATGAAGAACCAGTCCTGTAAGAAGATGTCTCTGCACTCTCATGCTCACGCTCTTGAACTCCCCACTGGTGCAGCCCATCAGGTTGAGCTGTTTTTGGGGAGTGACACTGTTCAGGAGGAGAACATCAAAGTGAACATATGGACGGGATCCGTGCCAGAGACTAAGG GCCAGTATTTTTTGTCTACTACTGTGGGAGAATGTCTACCACTCAGCACTTTCTACTCAACTGATTCCATGACACTCCTCTTCAG CAATTCCGAAGTGGTCACTGAGGTGAAAGCCCCTGAAGTATTCAATCTGCCATCTTTCTGTGAGGGTGTGGAGCTGGAGGAGGCTCCTGAGGGCCAGAAGAATGACTTCTTTAGTCTGTTCAACAGTGTCTAA